TTTGGCTATTCTAATTTTAATGAATTTTTTAGGAAAAATAAGAATCGAAGAGATGACTAGCAATTTCAATAATTAAATTTATTAACCTTTCTTCGTCATAACTTCAATTTGCTGAGGCAATAAAATATATCCAGCTTCAATTGATTAGGGACATTTTTAGTTTTTTAATTAAAGATTATAGCTTTAATTATCATATCTTGGGAATTAATATAAAGGTGATAATTTAAAAAAAATTTTGTTTTTTTGTAAATAAAATGATACAGTATCGGTGAATTCACTAACAACACTTGTATAGCTCAAAAGACCTTCTTGAATTAAAAAATAGCAGTATCAAAACATTTAGCCATCACAAGCACACTAAATATTAGTAATGAGATATTAAAAAACTAGAAATAATTTAAGTAATACTACTGAGACATTTAAATGACAATGGTTCAACATATTCTCAAAGCTACAAAAGAAACTGTGCATCTAGGTGGTTTCTCGCATTTGCTAGAATCAGTATTAACAGTTGACTCTGGTGATACAGTGGAGGTAGAAACTTACACTGGTTACTATATCCACGACAAAGCTCCTCCAGAGTTTCTCACGCCAGAATTTTTAGATATCTGCCAAAATCTGTCACCAGAACGTAAGATAGCAGAGGGGCCACATTTGCTAACAGGGCCAATTTATGTGCGGGGAGCAGAACCTGGAGATGTTTTGGAAGTAAAATTAGAAGCAATTAAACCAAGCTTACCCATTGGTTTCAATGCTATTCGTACTGGTTGGGGAGCCTTACCACACCAATTTCCACAAGCGGCTTTGAGATTTATTTCTCTTGACTTGGAAAAAAATATTGCTGAGTTTCCCAAAAACAGCAGTATTAAAATTCCTCTGAAACCTTTTTTTGGCATACTTGGGGTGGCAACTCCAGAGATACAACGTTCTTCAATTCCTCCTGGTTGCTATGGCGGCAATATCGACAACCGTGAATTACAAGCAGGTTCAAGAGTATTCTTACCTGTTTTCGTCCCCGGTGCTTTATTTTCTATAGGTGATGGGCATTCAGCACAGGGAGATGGCGAAGTAAATGTTACTGCTATTGAAACTTCTATGAACGGTATTATCAAACTAAATCTTCGTAAGGATTTGCAGTTGACAACGCCTATAGCTGAAACTTCCACTGACATAATCACAATGGGTTTCAGTCAAACTCTGGATGAAGCTTTTGAATTAGCTTTAACAAATATGATTGATTTTTTGGTAAAGTTTGTCCGACTATCACCAGAAGATGCTTATGTGTTGTGTAGCCTAGCAGTAAATTTTCGTATTACTCAAGTTGTTAATAATCCACAAAAAGGTGTACACGGAATGTTACCCAAGTCTATTTTACCTGAAGATTTACAGTTATTGTAAAGCAAATTGTTATGGATTAGTAGTTTTAGTGACTATGATTCAACTACTAAAAAGTATAGAGATTTACTCCAGGAGAAACTAATACCAATTTAAAAAATGATTAAGGGTAGATGGATTTAGCAAACCCTGACATACCAGGGAGATTCCCAATCCAAAATCCGTATTGAAAAGCTTTGATCGGAGGAAACATCCGCACCCTTACGGGAACCCACTCCGCGTCTACAAACTTTTCGCAAAATTCAAAATCGTATAACGTACATAGTGTTCTAACATCAAGGAAGTGGTGAGCCAGAGGAAGTTTGCTTATATAGCCATCTTTACCACTAACTACTATCTAATAACTACTATCTACTGATAAATGACTACTTGGTTGCTTTTAATTTTGAGTGGATTACTTTCTGGTGTTCTTGCTGGATTCCTTGGAATTGGCGGCGGTACAATTTTAGTACCTTTGCAAATTGCATTAGGGTATCCACCTGTACAAGCTGTTGCAACTAGTAGTTTGGCGATCGCAATTACAGCTATTTCTGGCACTGTACAAAATTGGCGAATGGGTTATATTAATGCCCGGAGAGTTATTTTATTAGGTTTGCCCGCTCTACTGACAGCACAATTAGGTGTCTATTTAGCAAATATTTTTCCTCCAAAGATAATATTAATTGCTTTTGGTTTGTTACTTTTATTAAATATTTATCTAGTTGAATTACGTAAACGATTAAGTAGAAAAAATGTGCAAAACCAGCCACAAAAATTAAATCCAGTTATAGCTAGAATACTTACTGGTGGCTCTGCTGGTATATTAGCAGGTTTATTTGGTGTTGGTGGTGGCGTAATTATGGTACCACTACAAATTTTATTACTAGCTGAACCAATTAAAGTAGCAATTCAAACTAGTTTAGGTGTAATTGTAATTACTGCTATTTCTGCAACGATAGGACACGCTATTAGCGAGAATATTTTGTTTCTAGAGGGGTTAATTTTAGGATTGGGAGGACTGGTGGGAGTGCAAATTAGTACTCGCTTTTTGCCTAAATTGTCAGACCAATTTGTTAGCTTTGCATTTCGGTTTTTGCTAGCAGTGTTATCAGTTTATATATTTTGGCAAGCTTGGCAAATATAGCTATTTAGTTAGTAAAGAAATCACGGCTTTACAGAAATTACTTTCTTTCAATGCTTTTTACTCTTCATTATTTTTTTTTAGAAATAATGAAAGGGTTAGTTAGCATTATAGAATTAATCTGTATCGCCGCGAAATTAAGTCGCTAAAGTGTATACAAGATGTGAGTTATCACTTTTATATTACGTGTTTTTCTTTTAAGAATATTTAAAATATAATGGTTTACAATTAAAATTTTTTAAAAGTCAATATCTAAAATACCGAAAGCAAATTATTGAGAAAAAATAATTAAACATTATATCAAAATAGTTGAATTTATTAAAATATAATAAAATTAACAAAAACCCTCAAATAGCTATTTAAAATCAAGTTAGATTCTTATACTGATTTTACTATTATTTATGTTAGATAACAGATGTTATGGGAATCAGGTTTAATTTCTGAAAAATTAAGTATTTGTAGAGAAGCCAGTGGTTGCGCGGGTTAAGCGCATTGTAGCACCTGGCATGGCGTTACGCTTTGCGATAAAACACCCTACGTGTTGTTCAAAAACCAAATAGTAATCCTATATCTTTAGTAAGACTTGGGTAGTACTTGAATTTAAAAGCTATTACTGACTTGAAAACTGATAATGCTAAATCTGCGATGGGCTAAGTAGCATCCCAAATAAAAATGTATTTGCAGTACAGGAAACTATCTGAGTAGGATGACCTATGCTTACTATTGATATGATTTCAGTAATGCAATAATTGGTCATGTTAGTAAATCCGAGTTCTGATCAGAGTACTTAGCTACATATATACGCAATAACAGATAACATATCCAATATTTAAAATCTAGAACCTATGCAACCTCCATCCTTTCAAGCAATCACACAGCGTCCAGTTCTGAAATTACCTAATCAAGCTAGAGTTGCTGTATGGGTAGTCATGAATGTAGAGCATTTCACCTTCGGCAAGTTAGGAACGGCAATTCAATCGCATTTAAATAGTTACCCAGAAATAGCTAACTATGGTTGGCGGGATTACGGTAACCGCGTTGGTATTTGGCGGTTATTTAACTTGTTTGCTGAATTGGAGTTTCCTGTCACTGCTGCTGTTAACGGCGAAATTTGCCAACTTTATCCCGATATTATAAAGGCTATACAGGAATATGGCTGGGAAGTGATGGGTCATGGTCTTAATAATTCTACTGGTCATAGTGGCATGGAACGGGAAGCAGAAACTCAGATAATTGAGAAAACTGTAAGTTTACTTGAAAAAGCCACTGGGAAAAGACCTAAAGGATGGTTAACCCCAGGATTTTCAATTACAGAATCAACTTTTGAATTATTACATTCAGCAGGAATAGTTTACGTTGCTGACTGGGTAAATGATGACCAACCTTATTGGTATCCATTATCTAATGACCGCTTACTGGCAATTCCTTATACTATAGAAGCAAATGATATTACTTTATGTTTGAGTAATCGCTTTTCTGGTTT
This genomic interval from Chlorogloeopsis sp. ULAP01 contains the following:
- a CDS encoding acetamidase/formamidase family protein is translated as MVQHILKATKETVHLGGFSHLLESVLTVDSGDTVEVETYTGYYIHDKAPPEFLTPEFLDICQNLSPERKIAEGPHLLTGPIYVRGAEPGDVLEVKLEAIKPSLPIGFNAIRTGWGALPHQFPQAALRFISLDLEKNIAEFPKNSSIKIPLKPFFGILGVATPEIQRSSIPPGCYGGNIDNRELQAGSRVFLPVFVPGALFSIGDGHSAQGDGEVNVTAIETSMNGIIKLNLRKDLQLTTPIAETSTDIITMGFSQTLDEAFELALTNMIDFLVKFVRLSPEDAYVLCSLAVNFRITQVVNNPQKGVHGMLPKSILPEDLQLL
- a CDS encoding sulfite exporter TauE/SafE family protein is translated as MTTWLLLILSGLLSGVLAGFLGIGGGTILVPLQIALGYPPVQAVATSSLAIAITAISGTVQNWRMGYINARRVILLGLPALLTAQLGVYLANIFPPKIILIAFGLLLLLNIYLVELRKRLSRKNVQNQPQKLNPVIARILTGGSAGILAGLFGVGGGVIMVPLQILLLAEPIKVAIQTSLGVIVITAISATIGHAISENILFLEGLILGLGGLVGVQISTRFLPKLSDQFVSFAFRFLLAVLSVYIFWQAWQI
- a CDS encoding polysaccharide deacetylase family protein is translated as MQPPSFQAITQRPVLKLPNQARVAVWVVMNVEHFTFGKLGTAIQSHLNSYPEIANYGWRDYGNRVGIWRLFNLFAELEFPVTAAVNGEICQLYPDIIKAIQEYGWEVMGHGLNNSTGHSGMEREAETQIIEKTVSLLEKATGKRPKGWLTPGFSITESTFELLHSAGIVYVADWVNDDQPYWYPLSNDRLLAIPYTIEANDITLCLSNRFSGLEFAQAIKDQFEQLWEDGEKQGRIMAIGLHPFIVGQPLRLKYLKQCLLHIKNKPNSWLTTGEGIYEWFSSNAN